The genomic region AATTCGGAAACATGAGTATATGCCGCCGTTTTAACAGCACCGGGCGTTGCACAATATATCCATCATGGTACAATAATTGTTATAAAAAAAGTTAACCAGGGAGTGAACGGTATGATTGAAATTTCCGCACAGGACAGGGAATGGCTTGAGTCCGTATGGAAAAAAATATGTTCCAAAATGAGCAAGGTTGTTGACAATGTCGGGGACAAAATACCTTATACCACGATCGGCGGCAGGTTTGATGACAAATTTGAAGAAGACCCCGCATGGTGGACGAACGGTTTCTGGCCGGGCATAATGTGGCTTATGTACATGGGGACAAAGGACGAAAAATACAGGGAAAAAGCCGAAAAGGCAGAACTGCGTCTCGATAAGGTTCTTTTCGGTCTTGACGGAAGTTTTGAAGGGCTGCATCATGACGTAGGTTTCATGTGGCATATATCAAGCGTCGCAAACTATAGAATCACAGGTAATCCCCAGTCCAGGATCAGGGGACTTATCGCCGCAAACCATCTTGCGTCCAGGTTTAACATAAACGGCAGGTTTATAACCGCCTGGAACGGCAAAGATCGGGAAGGATGGTCGATAATAGACACAATGATGAACCTTCCCCTCCTGTACTGGGCTTCGGAAGAAACGGGATACAGCCGTTACCGCCGCATAGCGGAAGCCCATGCAGACAAGACAGCCGAAAACGTTGTTCGTCCCGACGGTTCTGTAGTCCATATTATCGAATATGACATTGATACGGGGGAAGTTATAAGGACTTACGGGGGACAGGGTTATGGTGTAGGTTCGTCATGGTCAAGAGGGCAGAGCTGGGCAATTTATGGATTCGCGCTGTCCTATATACATACCCGAAAAAACCTTTATCTCGATATTGCAAAACGTGTGGCTCATTATTTCATTTCATGCATTCAGGATAATAATTACATACCGGCAATAGATTTCAGAAGTCCCGAAAGCCCTGTATATATAGATACTACCGCAGGAGCCATTGCAGCCAGCGGAATGATTGAAATTTCAAAACACGTTCCGGAATATGAAAAAAAGACATATTTTAGCTCAGCGCTGAAAATTCTGAGAGCGCTGGAAAAAGAACACTGCAGCTGGTCCGATGCGACCGATTCCATTTTGCAGAACGGCTCGGAGGCATACAGCGGCGGAATACATAAAAGTATCATTTACGGTGATTTCTTTTTCATAGAGGCAATTATGAAACTGAAAGAATTGGGAATACTTCTGTGGTAAAGTTTTCAGAGCGGAAAGAGAGCCTTAATGGCTCTCTTTTCACTGTTCCATATGCTTCCCCAGAAAACTTGCAGCTGACTGTGCAAGTTTGGTTTCCACATCTCCCATTTTCGCATTGGGATCGGTTGATAAAATAATTACCGCTCCGATAGGATCACCTTCCGAAATTATAGGGGCAATAACCTGGGATGTATATTTGTCAGACGGGTCATCGCTTAAAATCGGAACCCTGGCTGAGTCGGCAGAAGGCGCAACAAATATGGTTTTGGATTCTATTATTTTCTCCAGCTCACTGCTTAACTGCTTTTCAAGGAATTCCTTTTTTGGCGCACCTGATACGGCAATTATTGAATCCCTGTCGGCAACGCAAATTATATGTCCGCTTGTATTATGCAGGGACTCAGCATAATCCGACGCAAAATCACCTAACTCTCCGATAGGTGAGTATTTCTTCAGGATAACTTCTCCTTCACGATCGGTAAATATTTCCAATGGATCGCCTTCACGTATTCTTAATGTCCGTCTGATTTCCTTGGGAATTACCACACGTCCTAAATCATCGATTCTTCTCACGATGCCTGTCGCCTTCAAGGTCTGTGCCTCCTTTCAATTTAAGAATCTTACACTCATATTATGAATAGTTCCTGTAGTTTTTATGCAAACATACCAAATATAAAAGGTTTAATCCAAAAGGAGGCACGAATTGAAAGACATGTTAGAATATACGGTTCATTTTTCAAAAACTTTCCTGGTCACGCTGTTCAGTGTTTTTTCATTTTTAATCAGATTAAAGTAAGGATCATTCAGCCAATCCTTTACCTGGTTCTGATAATACTCATTAAGCTTTTTGGCTTTTAGCTCACTTCTGGCAAGTTCCTTTTTATCCTCAAAATCGCTTCTGTTTTCAAGCCTTATGACATAATATCCCGTTTCGGTCTGAACAATACCCAAATCCCCGATTCTGGCGCCGAACGCCCAGTCTTTTACTTCCTGGGGATGGGATTCGGAAGAATATTTAAAGGTATATGTTCCGTCACTTTCATTTACGCCGGGATCCTCGGAATATTCCTTAACAAGCGAAGCCATATCGGTTCCCTGTCTGATTTTTTCCAGAATTTCTTCCGCAAGCTTCCGTTTTTCGGCTTTCTGTCCACTATCCATATTTTCATCAGCAGAGACAAAAATATACGTCACCGTTACATCGTCAAGATTTTTTCTGTTTTCGTTGTAGTATTGTTCAGCCTCTTCATCGGTAACGGTTACGGCATCGCTGTGTTTCTGCATGTAATCATAAGCAAACCTGCT from Thermoclostridium stercorarium subsp. stercorarium DSM 8532 harbors:
- a CDS encoding peptidylprolyl isomerase, with product MKKALIIILIVVVFAAGVLYFILDSRSYVAKVGGQKIMNYEYVFFLNTQKRVTESEAGVNDEEEKKELWTNTVDGEDPVAIVMNQALEIAKEFKVQLIKAKEANFKLSDAERKEINQNLNNWLKNEENRDYVKNKLGISIRQFKDVMVKSQLVSRFAYDYMQKHSDAVTVTDEEAEQYYNENRKNLDDVTVTYIFVSADENMDSGQKAEKRKLAEEILEKIRQGTDMASLVKEYSEDPGVNESDGTYTFKYSSESHPQEVKDWAFGARIGDLGIVQTETGYYVIRLENRSDFEDKKELARSELKAKKLNEYYQNQVKDWLNDPYFNLIKNEKTLNSVTRKVFEK
- a CDS encoding glycoside hydrolase family 88 protein, which codes for MIEISAQDREWLESVWKKICSKMSKVVDNVGDKIPYTTIGGRFDDKFEEDPAWWTNGFWPGIMWLMYMGTKDEKYREKAEKAELRLDKVLFGLDGSFEGLHHDVGFMWHISSVANYRITGNPQSRIRGLIAANHLASRFNINGRFITAWNGKDREGWSIIDTMMNLPLLYWASEETGYSRYRRIAEAHADKTAENVVRPDGSVVHIIEYDIDTGEVIRTYGGQGYGVGSSWSRGQSWAIYGFALSYIHTRKNLYLDIAKRVAHYFISCIQDNNYIPAIDFRSPESPVYIDTTAGAIAASGMIEISKHVPEYEKKTYFSSALKILRALEKEHCSWSDATDSILQNGSEAYSGGIHKSIIYGDFFFIEAIMKLKELGILLW
- the spoVT gene encoding stage V sporulation protein T, whose translation is MKATGIVRRIDDLGRVVIPKEIRRTLRIREGDPLEIFTDREGEVILKKYSPIGELGDFASDYAESLHNTSGHIICVADRDSIIAVSGAPKKEFLEKQLSSELEKIIESKTIFVAPSADSARVPILSDDPSDKYTSQVIAPIISEGDPIGAVIILSTDPNAKMGDVETKLAQSAASFLGKHMEQ